A section of the Spirosoma oryzicola genome encodes:
- a CDS encoding CheR family methyltransferase, with amino-acid sequence MNKKKLTPATPGKPSPGQTLIVGIGCSAGGVEALTQFFEQVTPDSGLAYVVILHLSPDYDSQLTQILQSVTSIPVTKVEERVRVVANHVYVVPPERHLQMADGDILVLPNARIEDRRAPVDIFFRTLAESQGSQAIAVILSGTGANGSMGIKRIKEGGGAVFVQNPREAAFNEMPRHSIATGLVDDILPVAQIPAKLLAYLQNRATVVIDLGPKPEAESQQQALGEVFAQLRQRTGHDFSNYKRPTLLRRLERRINVRNLSGLPEYVTFLREHPEEIQSLLNDLLISVTNFFRDSPVFATLENQIIPLLTHEKREDDIIRIWVAGCATGEEAYSLAILCAERTLDVLDAPRVQIFATDIDQAAIAIAREGLYTINDAADVSPGRLRRFFTQEGEQYRIRREIREMVLFAYHNVLKDPPFSRLNLVSCRNLLIYLNQTAQQRVLETFHFALNPGNYLLLGLAESIDGVSNLFATVNRERHLFQSRSVPMRSFPVPDMNQWQAYQIKPLPEPLPKGDKRSNERASYGELHQRLLEQYAPPSIIVNDEYDILHISERAGRYLQIAGGEPSKNLLKLIRPELRLDLRTAFYQASQQRTNVAVRQLKLRLDDQIQTLTLHVRPVLGEYDSARGFMLVLFEPTPEEAGDAERTLTSVGPAAHHLEEELIRAKAQLRLANEQHELQAEELNATNEELQAINEELRSSAEEVETSKEELQSINEELTTVNQELKLKVEEISLVGNNLQNLINSTDIATLFLDRSLRINLFTPAARDIFNLIPTDFGRPVTDITNRLDYTHLQADAERVLATLQPVEQEVRTTDGRVYMMRMLPYRTADDRINGLVVTFVNITQRKVAEEANYFLASIVESSQDSVITVNFDGIITSWNKASETLYGYSAAEAMGQSLGMLTLPQDLSEVLRLTEKIKQFQRVETYETVRVTKDGKSLILEVVLSPVKDTAGQVIGVSSVARDTTQRKEAEQALRESEKRFRLTIEAARMGTWDWNLVTGQVIWNEQHFRLFGMNPQPGPLSSSDYFAHVHASDRERISRQLQEAIDHRTVFDAEFRAVLEDGSQRWMSGYGRVVEEIDGKATHMSGVMLDIDTRKRAEETLRESDQRKDEFLAMLAHELRNPLAPVRTTLQTLGLGADQTETMSAALALMNRQVEHLVRLVDDLLDVSRINRGKITLHLEPLDLNALLQEASAVMRHRFEERRIELSVSGPNEPIYLSGDATRLTQVTTNLLTNAVRYTPEGGQVWVSLELVNQESNQSMACLRVRDNGIGLAADQLERIFELFAQVDNSLARTQGGLGLGLTLVKRLVERHGGRVQARSGGLGLGSEFVVYLPVLSVLPEPVQAPSTPVSAVAVKQRILVVDDNQDAANSFAMLLELSGYPVDVRYSGEQAIEAVQQVKPEVVLLDIGMPGLDGFETARKIRQQKWGRSLILIAMTGYGQAEDKRRSQEAGFDGHLVKPVELESLIQLLASLPPPGNPA; translated from the coding sequence GTGAATAAAAAGAAACTAACCCCGGCAACACCCGGTAAGCCCAGCCCCGGCCAGACCCTGATCGTTGGCATTGGCTGCTCAGCAGGCGGAGTGGAAGCGCTAACTCAATTTTTTGAGCAGGTAACCCCTGACTCAGGCTTAGCCTACGTCGTTATTTTACATCTCTCCCCCGATTATGATAGTCAGCTTACCCAGATCCTGCAGAGCGTGACCAGCATCCCCGTCACAAAGGTGGAAGAGCGGGTAAGAGTCGTTGCTAATCACGTGTACGTCGTACCGCCTGAGAGGCACCTGCAAATGGCCGATGGCGATATACTTGTATTGCCGAATGCGCGCATAGAAGATCGGCGGGCACCCGTAGATATTTTCTTTCGCACCCTGGCCGAGTCCCAGGGCTCCCAGGCCATAGCAGTTATTCTCTCAGGAACTGGTGCCAATGGTTCGATGGGTATTAAGCGCATCAAGGAAGGGGGCGGGGCGGTTTTTGTACAAAATCCCCGCGAGGCTGCATTCAATGAAATGCCGCGCCATTCCATTGCTACGGGGCTGGTCGATGACATTCTGCCTGTGGCCCAGATTCCCGCTAAGTTACTGGCCTACCTACAAAACCGGGCTACTGTCGTCATAGACCTGGGCCCTAAACCAGAAGCAGAAAGCCAGCAGCAGGCCCTGGGCGAGGTATTTGCCCAACTACGCCAGCGTACTGGTCATGACTTTTCCAATTATAAGCGCCCAACCCTACTGCGTCGGCTGGAGCGCCGGATAAACGTTCGCAACCTGTCGGGACTGCCCGAGTACGTAACTTTTCTGCGCGAGCATCCCGAGGAAATTCAATCGCTGCTCAACGATCTGTTGATCTCCGTCACCAATTTTTTCCGGGATAGTCCTGTCTTCGCTACCCTGGAGAATCAGATTATCCCCCTATTGACCCACGAAAAAAGAGAAGACGATATCATTCGGATCTGGGTGGCCGGTTGTGCCACGGGCGAAGAAGCTTACTCGCTGGCTATACTGTGCGCTGAACGTACGCTGGATGTACTTGATGCGCCCCGCGTGCAGATCTTTGCCACCGATATTGATCAGGCCGCCATTGCTATCGCCCGCGAAGGGCTTTATACCATCAATGATGCCGCCGACGTATCGCCTGGGCGTCTGCGTCGATTTTTTACGCAGGAAGGTGAGCAGTACCGCATTCGTCGGGAGATTCGGGAGATGGTCCTGTTTGCCTACCACAATGTGCTCAAAGATCCCCCTTTTTCCCGGCTGAACCTGGTGAGCTGCCGCAACCTGCTCATCTATCTGAATCAGACGGCTCAGCAGCGGGTACTGGAGACATTCCATTTCGCGCTGAATCCCGGCAACTATCTGTTGCTGGGTTTGGCCGAAAGCATTGATGGAGTTAGCAATCTGTTTGCTACCGTGAATCGGGAACGGCACCTGTTTCAAAGTCGCTCTGTGCCGATGCGTTCCTTTCCCGTACCCGACATGAACCAGTGGCAGGCCTACCAGATCAAGCCTTTGCCTGAGCCATTGCCGAAGGGAGACAAACGCTCGAACGAGCGGGCCAGTTACGGCGAGTTGCACCAACGGTTACTGGAACAGTATGCGCCCCCATCCATTATCGTTAATGACGAATACGATATCCTGCACATATCGGAGCGGGCGGGGCGCTACCTGCAAATTGCCGGGGGCGAACCTTCCAAAAACCTGCTGAAGCTTATCCGACCCGAATTGCGCCTGGACCTGCGCACCGCCTTCTACCAGGCCAGCCAGCAGCGGACCAATGTGGCGGTGCGCCAGCTTAAACTTCGTTTAGACGATCAAATCCAAACCCTGACCCTCCACGTACGTCCGGTGCTGGGGGAATACGATTCGGCGCGCGGTTTTATGCTGGTCCTTTTTGAGCCTACGCCCGAGGAGGCAGGTGATGCCGAACGGACGCTGACTTCGGTTGGACCAGCCGCTCACCACCTGGAGGAAGAATTGATTCGAGCCAAGGCACAGTTACGGCTGGCCAATGAGCAGCACGAACTACAGGCCGAAGAACTCAACGCGACTAACGAAGAGTTGCAGGCCATAAACGAAGAACTGCGCTCGTCGGCCGAAGAAGTTGAAACCAGTAAGGAAGAACTTCAGTCGATCAATGAAGAACTGACAACAGTCAATCAGGAGTTGAAACTAAAAGTGGAAGAGATTTCACTGGTCGGAAACAACCTGCAAAACCTGATTAACTCGACCGACATTGCCACTCTGTTTCTGGATCGTAGTTTGCGGATTAACCTGTTTACGCCAGCGGCACGAGATATTTTCAATTTGATCCCAACGGATTTCGGACGGCCCGTAACCGATATCACCAACCGATTAGACTATACCCACCTGCAGGCGGATGCCGAACGGGTACTGGCAACGCTCCAGCCGGTAGAGCAGGAAGTAAGAACTACCGACGGACGCGTGTATATGATGCGGATGCTCCCTTACCGAACGGCCGACGACCGCATCAATGGCCTGGTGGTGACGTTCGTCAACATTACCCAGCGCAAGGTTGCCGAAGAAGCCAACTATTTTCTGGCCTCGATTGTCGAATCATCGCAGGATTCGGTGATTACGGTCAATTTTGATGGGATCATCACCAGTTGGAATAAAGCTTCCGAAACACTCTATGGGTACTCGGCGGCAGAAGCCATGGGTCAGTCACTAGGGATGCTGACGCTGCCTCAGGATTTGAGCGAGGTGCTGAGACTAACCGAAAAAATCAAGCAATTCCAACGGGTTGAAACCTACGAGACCGTCCGGGTTACCAAAGATGGCAAATCCCTCATACTGGAAGTTGTACTTTCACCCGTAAAGGATACGGCTGGGCAGGTCATCGGAGTGTCGAGCGTGGCTCGCGATACTACCCAGCGTAAGGAGGCCGAGCAAGCCCTGCGCGAGTCAGAAAAAAGGTTCAGGCTTACCATCGAAGCCGCCCGTATGGGCACCTGGGATTGGAATTTAGTAACAGGGCAGGTGATTTGGAACGAGCAGCACTTCCGACTGTTTGGCATGAATCCTCAACCTGGCCCCCTCAGTTCGAGCGATTATTTTGCCCACGTGCATGCTAGTGACCGTGAGCGGATAAGTCGTCAGTTGCAAGAGGCTATTGACCACCGGACCGTTTTCGATGCCGAGTTCCGCGCCGTGCTGGAAGACGGTTCCCAGCGGTGGATGAGCGGTTACGGGCGCGTAGTAGAGGAAATTGACGGAAAGGCAACCCACATGAGTGGGGTAATGCTGGACATTGATACGCGCAAACGAGCCGAAGAAACCCTGCGCGAGTCGGACCAGCGGAAAGACGAGTTTCTGGCTATGCTGGCTCACGAGTTACGCAATCCGCTGGCCCCCGTTCGGACTACACTGCAGACGCTAGGATTAGGTGCGGATCAGACCGAGACGATGAGTGCCGCCCTGGCGTTGATGAATCGTCAGGTGGAACATTTAGTTCGACTGGTAGATGATTTACTGGATGTAAGCCGGATCAACCGTGGGAAGATTACCTTACACCTGGAACCGCTCGATCTGAACGCTCTGTTGCAGGAGGCCTCCGCTGTCATGCGTCACCGCTTCGAAGAGCGCCGGATTGAGTTGTCAGTGTCCGGGCCGAACGAACCCATCTACCTGTCGGGCGATGCCACCCGGCTGACGCAGGTAACGACTAATCTGCTGACAAACGCCGTTCGCTATACCCCCGAGGGAGGTCAAGTTTGGGTGAGTCTGGAATTAGTAAATCAGGAATCGAACCAGTCGATGGCCTGCCTGCGGGTAAGGGACAATGGTATCGGCCTGGCAGCCGACCAGTTAGAGCGAATTTTTGAGTTGTTTGCTCAGGTAGACAATTCACTGGCCCGCACCCAGGGTGGATTGGGGCTGGGCCTGACATTAGTCAAACGGCTGGTTGAGCGGCATGGAGGGCGCGTGCAAGCCCGGAGTGGTGGGTTGGGGCTAGGCAGTGAATTCGTGGTTTACTTACCCGTTCTATCTGTCTTACCCGAGCCTGTTCAAGCGCCTTCTACCCCGGTTTCCGCAGTTGCGGTTAAACAACGAATTCTAGTCGTGGATGATAATCAGGACGCAGCCAATTCCTTCGCCATGCTATTGGAATTAAGTGGCTATCCGGTTGATGTACGCTACAGCGGTGAGCAGGCTATTGAGGCCGTGCAGCAAGTGAAACCGGAGGTAGTATTGCTCGACATCGGTATGCCAGGGCTGGATGGCTTTGAAACAGCCCGAAAGATACGGCAACAGAAATGGGGCCGAAGTCTGATCCTAATTGCCATGACAGGGTATGGACAGGCTGAGGACAAACGGCGGAGCCAGGAGGCTGGTTTCGATGGACATCTGGTCAAACCAGTTGAACTGGAGTCATTGATTCAACTACTTGCTTCGCTACCACCTCCCGGAAACCCGGCCTAA
- a CDS encoding response regulator, with protein sequence MHNLYGPETTIRRNFRGASILLIDDNPDQCDLIRTVLKGCIPEIGLQVALSGEEALRQLRHCQALKQQLPRLILLDLYLPLAEDGLRFVEQIKRKDSPYRLILLTLLSYSAKHQDVLRGYELGANSYIVKPTDHAQWLHYIESLRAYWWKTVTLPLG encoded by the coding sequence ATGCATAATTTGTATGGACCAGAAACTACCATCCGACGAAATTTCCGGGGAGCCAGCATTCTTTTAATCGACGACAATCCAGATCAATGTGATCTGATTCGGACAGTACTGAAAGGATGTATACCTGAAATAGGGTTGCAAGTCGCTTTGTCGGGCGAGGAAGCCCTTCGACAGCTTCGCCACTGTCAGGCACTTAAACAGCAATTACCCCGTTTGATTTTGTTAGACCTGTATTTACCTCTCGCTGAGGATGGGTTACGCTTCGTTGAGCAGATAAAAAGAAAGGATTCGCCTTATCGCTTAATTCTCCTTACCCTACTTTCTTATTCTGCTAAGCATCAGGATGTTCTGCGGGGCTACGAACTTGGGGCCAATTCCTATATAGTGAAGCCTACCGATCATGCTCAGTGGCTGCACTACATTGAGTCGTTGCGAGCCTACTGGTGGAAAACAGTTACCCTACCCCTTGGCTAA
- a CDS encoding lysophospholipid acyltransferase family protein translates to MIITNLTRAFPGRSTLEYRELLNGYYRHISDLCVEPFLFFCASDAHREQLARFTNPDLLSTLHQAHRPVVLLASHYGNWEYLVKLPQLTDYPVYTAYSPIKNHWLNRLLIYLRSRLGMSLIPKQNFYRQALMVLRDPHDLPLLLLIADQRPGPGSTKHHLPFLHQDTAVQIGAERMAMLSNAAVLSIEARQTARFQYQFTFRLLSEQAAKTVPLAITRQYYQALERVITHAPVFWLWSHNRWKGMAAEPA, encoded by the coding sequence ATGATCATTACGAACCTGACCAGGGCTTTTCCTGGCCGATCAACTCTGGAATACCGAGAACTGTTAAATGGCTATTACCGACACATTAGCGATTTATGCGTAGAGCCGTTCTTATTTTTCTGTGCTTCGGACGCGCATCGGGAGCAACTAGCTCGTTTTACGAACCCTGATCTGCTGTCTACTTTACACCAGGCGCACCGCCCTGTTGTTTTACTCGCTTCGCATTACGGCAATTGGGAGTATTTGGTCAAACTTCCTCAACTTACCGACTACCCGGTTTATACCGCCTACAGCCCTATCAAAAACCACTGGCTCAATCGATTATTGATTTACCTACGGTCGCGTTTAGGCATGAGCCTGATTCCCAAGCAAAATTTCTACCGTCAGGCATTAATGGTTCTGCGAGACCCTCATGATCTTCCCTTGCTGTTACTGATTGCCGATCAGCGTCCCGGCCCTGGAAGCACCAAACATCATCTGCCGTTCTTGCATCAGGATACGGCGGTACAGATTGGAGCAGAACGCATGGCAATGCTATCTAATGCGGCTGTTCTGAGTATTGAGGCTAGGCAAACGGCTCGATTTCAATATCAATTCACCTTTCGATTACTGAGTGAACAGGCGGCTAAAACGGTACCCCTGGCTATCACACGACAGTACTATCAGGCTCTTGAGCGGGTTATAACCCATGCGCCTGTGTTCTGGTTATGGTCGCACAACCGTTGGAAAGGCATGGCTGCCGAACCCGCGTAA
- a CDS encoding response regulator, with the protein MKTILVIEDKQEVRENIAEMLQMARYHVVQAIDGRQGVEFARSARPDLILCDILMPGLDGYGVLHILTKDPATARIPFIFLTAKVDPAHVRNGMNLGADDYLTKPIDDIDLLAAVELRLKKAEQTGQGVDQPGLSDFLDAFRHADGIPYSSLRYTKKQVLFTEGDAPINLFYIRSGQVKHFKTDASGNAFITTLSGEGDFVGLPGLILSNPHGESAEVLLDAEICTLPKAEFLAFVANHLDIGAYFMRLLAIELNQRDERLLKLAYQPVRKRVAEALLLVHRTFYSVAHESKRMPTKLPPNEPSSGNRSLSMTLSRENWSQLVGASSETVIRVLSDLRAEEMLELSGSQITLLDIDRLTRLKH; encoded by the coding sequence ATGAAAACCATTTTGGTCATCGAAGACAAACAGGAAGTCCGTGAAAACATTGCCGAGATGTTGCAAATGGCCCGGTACCATGTTGTTCAGGCTATTGATGGCAGGCAAGGCGTTGAGTTTGCCCGATCGGCCAGACCTGATTTGATTTTATGCGATATCCTGATGCCCGGGCTGGATGGTTATGGCGTCTTACATATTCTGACCAAAGATCCAGCTACCGCCCGGATACCTTTTATTTTTCTGACGGCAAAAGTTGACCCTGCCCACGTCCGTAATGGCATGAACCTGGGTGCCGATGACTATCTGACCAAGCCAATCGACGACATTGACCTGCTAGCGGCTGTCGAACTTCGACTGAAAAAAGCTGAGCAAACAGGACAGGGTGTCGATCAGCCAGGGCTATCCGATTTTCTGGACGCGTTTCGGCATGCGGATGGAATACCTTATTCTTCCCTTCGCTACACGAAGAAACAAGTTCTGTTCACAGAGGGGGATGCGCCGATAAATCTTTTTTATATTCGGAGTGGCCAGGTAAAGCATTTTAAAACCGATGCTTCCGGCAATGCCTTCATCACCACTTTATCAGGTGAGGGTGATTTTGTCGGCTTGCCGGGTTTGATACTAAGCAACCCTCATGGCGAATCGGCCGAAGTGCTACTGGATGCGGAAATCTGTACCCTTCCCAAAGCTGAATTTCTGGCATTCGTAGCTAATCACCTCGATATAGGCGCTTACTTCATGCGTCTGCTAGCGATTGAATTGAATCAACGCGACGAACGCTTACTTAAACTGGCTTACCAACCCGTTCGGAAACGGGTTGCGGAGGCTTTGCTGCTAGTTCATCGTACCTTTTATTCCGTGGCCCATGAATCGAAGCGTATGCCCACAAAGCTGCCCCCCAACGAACCGTCGAGTGGTAATCGCTCCTTATCCATGACGTTATCGCGTGAGAACTGGTCTCAATTAGTAGGGGCTTCTTCCGAAACCGTGATCCGGGTATTGAGTGATTTACGGGCCGAAGAGATGCTGGAGCTTTCAGGCAGTCAGATTACATTACTGGATATTGATCGGCTTACCCGGCTGAAACACTGA
- a CDS encoding sensor histidine kinase — MNDLNTEQIGGDNEENRHISQLEQTYQQLLQQVADCRQELDLVQSALQQAQDVVARHRHVEAEQSKLLVRERELNELKSNFITLASHEFRTPMMTILSSASLISRYSAPEEGANRERHIQRIKAAVNSLTSMLNDFLSISQIDQNAVGSNALPMEITALCQEAITSVETMAKPRQLFHYLPQTGPLWLNLDGQLLKNILINLLINASRYSAEDTDIQLVSATQHNHAIFTVSDQGIGIPDADKDKLFSHFFRARNAVPIQGTGLGLYLAKRYAELMGGSITFTSQVGQGTTFTVQLPLTN; from the coding sequence ATGAACGACCTAAACACAGAACAAATCGGGGGTGATAACGAAGAGAATCGGCACATATCTCAACTCGAACAGACTTATCAGCAACTGCTTCAGCAGGTAGCCGACTGCAGGCAGGAACTGGATCTTGTCCAATCCGCCCTGCAGCAAGCGCAGGATGTGGTTGCGAGGCATCGTCATGTCGAAGCAGAACAAAGCAAGCTGCTCGTTCGGGAGCGCGAGCTGAATGAATTGAAATCAAACTTTATTACACTGGCCTCCCATGAGTTTCGCACCCCGATGATGACCATTTTGTCTTCAGCTTCGCTTATTAGCCGGTATAGCGCTCCTGAGGAGGGCGCTAATCGGGAGCGCCATATACAACGCATTAAAGCCGCAGTAAATAGTTTAACCAGTATGCTCAATGATTTTCTGAGCATCAGTCAGATCGATCAGAATGCCGTAGGGTCTAATGCCCTGCCGATGGAGATTACCGCTCTTTGTCAGGAAGCGATCACCAGTGTGGAGACCATGGCAAAACCCAGGCAGCTGTTTCATTACCTTCCGCAAACAGGGCCTTTATGGCTTAATCTGGATGGTCAGCTTCTCAAAAATATCCTGATTAATCTACTAATCAATGCGAGCAGATATTCTGCTGAGGATACAGATATTCAGTTGGTTAGCGCTACTCAACACAACCACGCTATCTTTACGGTCTCCGATCAGGGTATTGGTATTCCTGATGCGGATAAAGACAAGCTATTTAGTCATTTTTTTCGTGCTCGTAACGCCGTGCCCATTCAGGGTACAGGCCTGGGACTATACTTGGCTAAACGCTATGCGGAATTGATGGGGGGATCAATAACCTTTACGAGCCAGGTAGGCCAGGGAACTACCTTCACGGTTCAACTGCCTTTAACAAACTAG
- a CDS encoding DUF3667 domain-containing protein, producing MNCNNCNTEINSRFCPECGQPASLKRIDGHYILHEIEHILHVERGILFTVKELVLNPGQNVRNYLSENRSRLVKPVIFVIITSLIYSLSINFFHIDDQYINFEGGELATPVKIFKWIQSHYGYANIMMGIFIALWLTLFFRKRSYNLFELLILLCFVMGISMLIYSLFALLQGLTGAKLMAIGGVIGVGYCSWAIGDFFGRDRVFNYAKAFSAYLLGMISFTISAILLGFIIDLMIWH from the coding sequence ATGAACTGTAATAACTGTAACACCGAAATAAACTCAAGATTTTGTCCAGAATGTGGGCAACCGGCAAGTCTCAAGCGAATTGACGGGCATTACATTCTCCACGAAATTGAACACATTCTGCATGTTGAACGGGGTATTTTGTTTACCGTTAAAGAGCTTGTACTTAATCCGGGACAAAACGTAAGAAACTACCTTTCTGAGAACAGAAGCCGACTGGTCAAACCCGTTATTTTCGTTATCATCACTTCTTTGATCTACTCGCTTTCTATCAACTTTTTTCACATTGACGATCAGTACATAAATTTTGAAGGAGGTGAGTTGGCGACACCGGTTAAAATTTTCAAATGGATACAATCTCATTATGGGTATGCAAATATTATGATGGGGATATTCATTGCCCTTTGGTTAACATTATTTTTTAGAAAACGCTCTTACAACTTATTTGAACTACTGATCCTTCTTTGCTTTGTGATGGGAATTAGTATGTTGATCTATTCCTTGTTTGCTTTACTTCAAGGTTTGACAGGAGCAAAACTAATGGCTATAGGTGGGGTGATCGGTGTTGGCTATTGTTCTTGGGCAATCGGTGATTTTTTCGGAAGAGATCGAGTTTTCAATTATGCAAAAGCCTTCTCGGCCTACCTATTGGGTATGATCAGTTTCACAATCTCGGCCATTCTATTAGGATTTATAATTGACTTAATGATATGGCATTAA
- a CDS encoding PadR family transcriptional regulator, with translation MSRTYLGEFEELVLLTVAILNGVAYGLNIAEELKQRTDRSINLSGVHVALYRLEEKGFVKSELGGATAARGGRRKRLFSITAYGKRTLDELRQVRNGLWEAIPNLSFS, from the coding sequence ATGAGCAGAACGTATTTAGGCGAATTTGAAGAACTCGTCCTGTTGACCGTAGCCATCCTGAATGGTGTAGCCTATGGACTCAATATCGCCGAAGAACTCAAGCAACGAACCGATCGCTCCATTAACCTCAGCGGGGTGCATGTAGCCCTCTACCGGCTGGAAGAAAAAGGCTTCGTCAAATCGGAGCTGGGGGGGGCGACGGCCGCTCGCGGAGGACGCCGTAAGCGGCTTTTCTCAATTACGGCTTATGGTAAACGCACCCTGGACGAGCTGCGGCAGGTCCGCAATGGCTTGTGGGAAGCTATACCTAACCTGTCCTTCTCCTAG